A part of Streptomyces sp. NBC_01497 genomic DNA contains:
- a CDS encoding HAMP domain-containing sensor histidine kinase — MALIAVVAAVIGTVTTIAYRSYLYDQLDAQVLNVAMRASGPPHAGQVPEATSGLPPGAPLDRDPLLVVTGGGAPVGTVGAQVSGDGSLGRAVRSTEHQDSDRFGQVTAATLTSAQTAALGTVTRDGSPHTVTLPGLGDYRVRHADGSNGDFLVGLPLEELHDSLTTLVLVEACVTGAGLVAAGLTGNALIGVALRPLRRVATTATRVSELPLHSGEVSLLERVPAAQADPATEVGQVGAALNRMLGHVGSALTARQESETRVRRFVADAGHELRTPLASIRGYAELTRRGREETGPDTRHALRRIESEATRMAGLVDDLLLLARLDQGRPLERAPVDLVPLLVDAVSDARAAGPEHRWTLELPPPEPGPTSAGTDTDTDTATTVRGDAGRLHQVLANLLANARTHTPPGTLVVARVVGGPGTSAGGRGAARARVVVEIEDNGPGIPAGLLPRVFERFARGDASRSRAAGSTGLGLAIVRAVATTHGGTVEAASRPGRTVFTLTLPVAVAQGPAPAHSATTG; from the coding sequence ATGGCCCTGATCGCGGTGGTCGCCGCGGTGATCGGCACGGTCACCACCATCGCCTACCGCTCCTACCTGTACGACCAGCTCGACGCGCAGGTACTCAACGTCGCGATGCGCGCCTCGGGACCACCGCACGCGGGCCAGGTGCCCGAGGCCACGTCCGGGCTCCCACCGGGCGCGCCGCTCGACCGGGACCCGCTGCTGGTCGTGACGGGCGGCGGTGCGCCGGTGGGCACCGTCGGCGCCCAGGTGAGCGGTGACGGATCCCTCGGCCGTGCGGTGCGCAGCACCGAGCACCAGGACTCCGACCGGTTCGGCCAGGTCACCGCCGCCACCTTGACGTCGGCGCAGACCGCGGCCCTCGGCACTGTCACGCGCGACGGGTCGCCGCACACGGTGACACTGCCGGGCCTCGGTGACTACCGGGTGCGCCACGCGGACGGCTCGAACGGCGACTTCCTCGTCGGGCTGCCGCTTGAGGAGTTGCACGACAGCCTCACCACGCTGGTGCTGGTGGAGGCGTGTGTCACCGGGGCGGGCCTCGTCGCGGCCGGCCTCACCGGCAACGCGCTGATCGGGGTGGCCCTGCGGCCGCTGCGGCGGGTCGCGACGACCGCGACCCGCGTCTCCGAACTCCCCCTGCACAGCGGGGAGGTGTCACTGCTGGAGCGGGTGCCGGCCGCACAGGCCGACCCGGCGACGGAGGTCGGACAGGTGGGCGCCGCGCTCAACCGCATGCTGGGCCACGTCGGTTCGGCTCTGACGGCTCGTCAGGAAAGCGAGACCCGCGTACGCAGGTTCGTCGCGGACGCGGGCCACGAACTGCGCACACCCCTCGCGTCCATCCGGGGGTACGCCGAACTCACCCGGCGCGGGCGGGAGGAGACGGGCCCGGACACGCGGCACGCGCTGCGCAGGATCGAGTCGGAGGCCACCCGCATGGCGGGCCTCGTGGACGACCTGCTGCTGCTCGCCCGCCTCGACCAGGGCCGCCCGCTGGAGCGGGCGCCCGTCGACCTCGTACCCCTGCTCGTGGACGCGGTGAGCGACGCGCGCGCCGCGGGACCCGAACACCGCTGGACGCTGGAACTGCCACCGCCGGAGCCCGGCCCGACGAGCGCGGGCACCGACACCGACACCGACACCGCGACGACGGTACGGGGCGATGCGGGCCGGCTGCATCAGGTCCTGGCGAACCTGCTCGCCAACGCCCGTACGCACACGCCGCCGGGCACCCTGGTCGTCGCTCGCGTCGTCGGGGGCCCGGGGACCTCCGCCGGTGGCCGAGGCGCGGCACGGGCACGGGTCGTGGTCGAGATCGAGGACAACGGGCCCGGAATTCCCGCCGGGTTGCTGCCGCGCGTCTTCGAACGGTTCGCGCGCGGCGACGCCTCACGCTCTCGCGCCGCCGGTTCCACCGGGCTGGGACTCGCCATCGTCAGGGCCGTGGCCACCACCCACGGCGGCACCGTGGAGGCCGCCTCACGACCGGGCCGTACGGTCTTCACACTGACGCTCCCGGTGGCGGTCGCACAGGGGCCGGCCCCGGCTCACAGCGCCACCACAGGCTGA
- a CDS encoding glycosyltransferase: protein MLTDTTCGEALPAREHLPATTAGTPVLDVTIPVFNEERDLAPCVERLHDHLSRTFPYGFRITIADNASTDRTPQVAAELDARLPEVRSCRLEEKGRGRALHAVWSHSDAPVLAYMDVDLSTGLNALLPLVAPLISGHSDLAIGSRLARSSRVVRGPKREFVSRAYNMILKSSLSARFSDAQCGFKAVRADVAARLLPMVEDTGWFFDTEMLVLAERAGLRIHEVPVDWVDDPDSRVHIARTAVEDLKGVWRVGRALAKGALPLDRLSRPLADDPRQGAAGAPGRLARQLAGFCLVGALSTLVYLLLYSLFRTHLGAQAANAAALLVSAVANTAANRRVTFGVRGRGRAVRHQLQGLVVFAVGLALTSGSLAALDAATGSPPHTTELAVLVAANLAATVLRFLLLRAWVFPEQRASSPTSGDRTAR, encoded by the coding sequence ATGCTCACCGACACCACTTGTGGGGAGGCGCTCCCCGCACGGGAGCACCTGCCGGCGACGACCGCGGGCACTCCCGTGCTCGACGTCACGATCCCCGTCTTCAACGAGGAACGGGACCTGGCGCCCTGCGTCGAAAGACTCCACGACCACCTGTCCCGCACCTTCCCCTACGGCTTCCGCATCACCATCGCCGACAACGCGTCCACCGACCGCACCCCGCAGGTGGCGGCCGAACTCGACGCCCGGCTCCCCGAGGTCCGCTCCTGCCGGCTGGAGGAGAAGGGCCGGGGCCGCGCCCTGCACGCGGTGTGGTCCCACTCGGACGCACCCGTCCTCGCGTACATGGACGTCGACCTCTCGACCGGTCTCAACGCCCTGCTGCCGCTGGTGGCCCCGCTGATCTCGGGCCACTCGGACCTGGCGATCGGATCGCGGCTCGCGCGGAGCTCCCGGGTGGTGCGCGGCCCGAAGCGGGAGTTCGTCTCCCGCGCCTACAACATGATCCTCAAGTCCTCGCTGTCCGCCCGGTTCAGTGACGCCCAGTGCGGCTTCAAGGCGGTACGGGCGGACGTGGCCGCGCGGCTGCTGCCGATGGTCGAGGACACCGGGTGGTTCTTCGACACCGAGATGCTGGTCCTCGCCGAACGTGCAGGGCTGCGCATCCACGAGGTGCCCGTCGACTGGGTCGACGACCCCGACAGCCGGGTGCACATCGCCCGGACCGCCGTCGAGGACCTCAAGGGCGTCTGGCGCGTGGGCAGGGCCCTCGCGAAGGGCGCGCTGCCGCTCGACCGGCTCTCCCGTCCCCTCGCGGACGACCCCCGACAGGGCGCGGCGGGCGCACCGGGGCGCCTGGCACGGCAGTTGGCGGGGTTCTGCCTGGTGGGTGCCCTGTCCACCCTGGTCTACCTGCTGCTCTACTCCCTCTTCCGTACGCATCTCGGCGCGCAGGCTGCCAACGCGGCCGCGCTGCTCGTCTCCGCCGTCGCCAACACCGCCGCCAACCGCAGAGTGACCTTCGGTGTGCGGGGCCGGGGCAGGGCGGTGCGCCACCAGCTCCAGGGCCTGGTGGTGTTCGCCGTGGGACTCGCGCTGACCAGCGGCTCGCTGGCCGCGCTCGACGCCGCCACCGGATCGCCCCCGCACACCACGGAACTCGCGGTGCTGGTCGCCGCGAACCTCGCGGCCACCGTACTGCGCTTCCTGCTGCTGCGTGCCTGGGTCTTCCCCGAGCAGCGCGCCTCCTCCCCCACCTCCGGCGATCGGACCGCACGATGA